One window of the Cuculus canorus isolate bCucCan1 chromosome 13, bCucCan1.pri, whole genome shotgun sequence genome contains the following:
- the LOC104068337 gene encoding carbohydrate sulfotransferase 5 encodes MARIRIPSAIVILFVTVQTGFLLFMYTRYSSFMPHSEEKPSQVHVLILSSWRSGSSFVGQLFSQHPSVFYLMEPAWHVWVTMYQNSAKVLHMAVRDLVRSVFLCDMSVFDAYMPWKRNLSDLFQWAVSRALCSAPACDSFQRTDITSEMACKTLCGRYPFSKVEEACKTYSHVVIKEVRFFDLKVLYPLLTDPSLNLKIIHLVRDPRAVVKSREQSVKALARDNGIVLSTNGTKVEDSKYKVMQEICRSHVQIYETATLKPPNFLKDRYLMIRFEDLVRDPLSEISEMYKFADLTLTPTLKSWIYNITHGEGPGKKKEAFKITSRDAVSVSQAWRNVLSFQKIKKIQEVCKGAINMLGYQLVDSEKEQRDLSLDLVLPRRQNQFSWSSFNPKH; translated from the coding sequence ATGGCAAGGATTCGGATTCCTAGTGCAATCGTTATACTGTTTGTGACAGTTCAGACTGGATTCTTACTCTTCATGTATACCCGGTACAGTAGCTTCATGCCTCATTCTGAGGAGAAACCATCTCAAGTCCACGTCCTCATTCTCTCCTCCTGGCGGTCAGGATCTTCTTTTGTCGGTCAGCTTTTCAGCCAGCACCCCAGTGTCTTCTACCTGATGGAGCCCGCATGGCACGTGTGGGTTACGATGTACCAGAACAGCGCCAAGGTCTTGCACATGGCAGTGCGGGACCTAGTCAGGTCCGTCTTTCTGTGCGACATGTCTGTGTTTGATGCATACATGCCTTGGAAAAGAAACTTATCTGATCTTTTCCAGTGGGCAGTGAGTCGGGCTCTGTGTTCAGCTCCTGCTTGTGACTCCTTCCAACGTACTGACATAACCAGTGAAATGGCATGCAAGACTCTTTGTGGACGGTACCCATTCAGCAAGGTGGAGGAAGCCTGTAAAACTTACAGCCACGTTGTCATCAAGGAGGTTCGATTCTTTGACTTGAAGGTTCTCTATCCTCTTCTCACGGATCCGTCTCTGAATCTCAAAATTATTCACTTAGTCCGTGACCCTAGGGCAGTTGTCAAGTCACGAGAACAATCGGTCAAAGCATTAGCCCGTGACAATGGAATTGTTTTGAGTACCAATGGCACTAAAGTAGAAGACAGCAAATACAAAGTAATGCAAGAGATTTGTAGAAGTCATGTTCAGATTTATGAAACAGCTACTCTAAAACCACCGAATTTCCTTAAAGATCGCTATTTAATGATCCGTTTTGAAGATCTGGTCAGAGATCCATTGTCTGAAATCTCAGAAATGTATAAATTTGCAGATCTTACTTTGACACCTACGCTTAAAAGCTGGATCTATAATATCACACATGGAGAGggaccaggaaaaaaaaaagaagccttcaAAATCACATCTCGAGATGCCGTTAGTGTTTCACAGGCCTGGAGAAATgttctttccttccagaaaataaagaaaatacaagaagttTGCAAAGGTGCTATAAACATGCTTGGCTATCAGCTGGTGgattcagaaaaagaacagagagatcTGTCATTGGATTTAGTGTTGCCAAGACGACAAAATCAATTCAGTTGGTCATCATTTAATCCAAAGCACTGA